In one window of Desulfomicrobium macestii DNA:
- the rpsM gene encoding 30S ribosomal protein S13 encodes MARLVGVDLPRNKRLDIALTYIYGIGRATALKILDATGIDWTKNSDDLTSDDINTLRKELETSHKVEGDLRREIVANIKRLMDIGCYRGLRHRRGLPCRGQRTHTNARTRKGPRRAIVGKKKK; translated from the coding sequence GTGGCAAGATTAGTTGGTGTAGATTTGCCGAGAAACAAAAGGCTAGATATTGCATTGACATATATTTATGGCATCGGCCGAGCTACAGCTCTTAAAATCCTTGATGCTACAGGTATTGATTGGACTAAAAACAGTGACGATCTCACTAGTGATGATATCAACACGCTTCGTAAAGAATTGGAAACCAGTCATAAGGTCGAAGGCGATTTGCGCCGTGAGATCGTGGCCAATATCAAGCGTCTTATGGATATCGGTTGCTACAGAGGTTTGAGACATAGGCGCGGCTTGCCATGTCGTGGTCAGCGCACGCATACCAATGCGCGCACTCGTAAGGGCCCACGCAGAGCCATTGTTGGTAAGAAGAAAAAGTAA
- the map gene encoding type I methionyl aminopeptidase yields MKKHRGIFLKNTQEIAVMREANRIAANVLDEVGCLVAPGVTTWELEEKAIELCAAFDVIPAFKGYLGFPYALCCSVNEEIVHGFPSKRELLEGDIVSIDFGVKFQGFYGDTARTFPVGSISEGAAHLLEVTLDSLKLGIEQAVPGNDLYDVSRAVQERVEAQGFSVIKRFVGHGIGRMLHEKPEVPNFVPKNSSRLPLKPGMVIAIEPMVAIGTDQVEILSDGWTAVTKDRSLSAHFEHSVAITKDGPFILSQM; encoded by the coding sequence TTGAAAAAACATAGGGGCATTTTCCTGAAAAATACGCAGGAAATTGCCGTCATGCGAGAAGCCAACCGGATAGCGGCCAACGTTCTCGATGAAGTTGGCTGCTTGGTTGCCCCCGGAGTAACGACCTGGGAATTGGAAGAAAAAGCTATAGAGCTGTGCGCTGCTTTTGATGTTATTCCAGCATTCAAGGGCTATCTGGGATTCCCATATGCCCTTTGCTGCTCCGTCAACGAAGAGATCGTGCATGGATTTCCGTCCAAGCGAGAACTTCTTGAGGGTGACATAGTATCCATTGATTTTGGCGTTAAGTTTCAGGGTTTTTACGGAGATACCGCAAGGACCTTTCCTGTAGGAAGCATCAGTGAGGGCGCGGCCCATTTACTGGAAGTCACCTTGGATTCCCTCAAATTGGGAATCGAGCAGGCCGTTCCGGGAAATGACCTTTACGATGTTTCACGGGCTGTACAGGAACGGGTTGAGGCTCAAGGGTTTTCCGTTATAAAGCGATTTGTTGGTCATGGAATCGGCAGGATGCTTCATGAGAAGCCAGAAGTCCCCAATTTCGTGCCCAAGAATAGCTCAAGATTGCCTTTGAAGCCGGGAATGGTGATTGCCATTGAGCCAATGGTTGCAATTGGTACCGACCAAGTCGAAATCCTCTCCGACGGTTGGACCGCAGTAACCAAAGATCGAAGCCTATCTGCTCATTTTGAACATTCGGTGGCCATCACCAAGGACGGACCATTTATTCTCAGCCAAATGTAA
- the rpmJ gene encoding 50S ribosomal protein L36, whose translation MKVRPSVRKICPKCKVIKRKGVLRVICDNTRHKQRQG comes from the coding sequence ATGAAAGTTAGACCTTCAGTTCGCAAAATTTGTCCCAAATGCAAAGTTATCAAGCGCAAAGGCGTGCTTAGAGTGATTTGTGACAATACGCGGCATAAACAAAGACAGGGTTAA
- the rpsK gene encoding 30S ribosomal protein S11 — MARPQRVIKKKEKRNIPTGIAHVNSTFNNTIITFTDPTGNVISWASSGASGFKGSRKNTPFAAQKAAETAARKAMECGMRSVGILVKGPGSGRESAMRAINAVGLRVAFIRDVTPIPHNGCRPPKRRRV, encoded by the coding sequence ATGGCAAGACCGCAGAGAGTAATAAAGAAAAAGGAAAAGAGAAATATCCCTACGGGTATTGCTCATGTGAACAGCACCTTCAATAATACGATTATTACCTTCACTGATCCGACGGGTAACGTAATCAGCTGGGCGAGTTCCGGCGCTTCCGGTTTCAAGGGTTCCCGCAAGAACACCCCTTTCGCTGCCCAGAAGGCCGCTGAAACTGCCGCCCGCAAGGCCATGGAGTGCGGAATGCGCTCTGTTGGCATTCTTGTGAAGGGACCTGGCTCTGGACGCGAGTCCGCAATGCGTGCAATCAATGCTGTAGGTTTGCGTGTCGCTTTCATCCGCGACGTGACTCCCATTCCGCATAACGGCTGCCGTCCGCCCAAACGTCGTAGAGTATAG